Proteins from a single region of Primulina tabacum isolate GXHZ01 chromosome 5, ASM2559414v2, whole genome shotgun sequence:
- the LOC142545152 gene encoding glycine dehydrogenase (decarboxylating), mitochondrial → MERARKLVNLAIRKRLVSESKQPRGDVSTSPVSMYKSSRYVSSLSPSGVPGGGNAFRFSDSNPRSLVHYTSTRSISVEALKPSDTFPRRHNSATPEEQSKMAESVGFNNLDSLIDATVPKSIRIDKMALPIFDKGLTEAQMLEHMTDLASKNKIFKSHIGMGYYNTYVPPVILRNIMENPGWYTQYTPYQAEIAQGRLESLLNFQTMVTDLTALPMSNASLLDEGTAAAEAMAMCNNIQKGKKKTFIIASNCHPQTIDVCKTRADGFDLKVVVSDVNEIDYKSGDVCGVLVQYPGTEGEILDYGEFIKNAHVNGVKVVMASDLLALTLLKPPGELGADIAIGSAQRFGVPMGYGGPHAAFLATSQEYKRMMPGRIIGVSVDSSGKPALRMAMQTREQHIRRDKATSNICTAQALLANMAAMYAVYHGPEGLKTISQRVHGLAATFAAGLKKLGTVEVQSLPFFDTVKVKSADSKAIADVAYKSEINLRIADKNTITVSFDETTTLEDVDKLFKVFAGGNPVTFTAESLASEVQNLIPSGLARGSPYLTHSIFNSYHTEHELLRYLHRLQSKDLSLCHSMIPLGSCTMKLNATTEMMPVTWPAFADLHPFAPIEQSKGYQEMFKNLGEMLCTITGFDSFSLQPNAGAAGEYAGLMVIRAYHMSRGDHHRNVCIIPVSAHGTNPASAAMCGMKIVAVGTDAKGNINIEELQKAAEANKENLAALMVTYPSTHGVYEEGIDEICKIIHDNGGQVYMDGANMNAQVGLTSPGFIGADVCHLNLHKTFCIPHGGGGPGMGPIGVKQHLAPFLPSHPVIPTGGIPAPPQSQPLGTISAAPWGSALILPISYTYISMMGSKGLTDASKIAILNANYMAKRLENHYPILFRGVNGTVAHEFIVDLRGFKNTAGIEPEDVAKRLIDYGFHGPTMSWPVPGTLMIEPTESESKAELDRFCDALISIREEISLIEKGKADIHNNVLKGAPHPPSLLMADTWTKPYSREYAAYPAAWLKTAKFWPTTGRVDNVYGDRNLICTLLPVSQMAEEAAAATA, encoded by the exons ATGGAGCGCGCCCGCAAACTGGTGAACCTGGCCATTCGCAAACGCCTGGTTTCAGAATCCAAGCAGCCACGCGGCGACGTATCGACCAGCCCAGTATCAATGTACAAATCCTCCAGGTACGTTTCCTCGTTATCTCCGAGCGGTGTTCCAGGTGGTGGCAATGCTTTCAGGTTTTCTGATTCGAATCCGAGGAGTTTGGTGCATTACACGAGCACCCGATCCATTTCTGTTGAGGCCCTGAAGCCAAGCGACACCTTCCCCCGCCGCCATAACTCGGCCACGCCGGAGGAACAATCCAAAATGGCTGAATCTGTGGGGTTCAATAATCTTGATTCACTAATTGATGCAACTGTGCCTAAATCTATTCGTATCGATAAGATGGCGTTGCCTATTTTTGACAAGGGCTTGACAGAGGCACAAATGCTTGAACACATGACAGATTTGGCATCTAAAAACAAGATTTTTAAGTCACATATTGGAATGGGATATTATAATACTTATGTCCCCCCAGTAATCTTGAGGAATATAATGGAGAATCCAGGGTGGTATACTCAGTATACGCCTTATCAGGCTGAGATTGCACAAGGGAGGCTCGAATCCTTGTTGAATTTTCAGACAATGGTGACAGATCTCACCGCTCTGCCCATGTCGAACGCTTCCTTGCTCGATGAAGGGACTGCGGCTGCTGAGGCTATGGCTATGTGTAACAATATTCAGAAGGGGAAGAAGAAGACTTTTATCATTGCTAGTAATTGTCACCCACAGACCATCGATGTGTGCAAGACTAGAGCTGATGGATTTGATCTTAAGGTTGTCGTTTCAGATGTTAACGAGATTGATTATAAGTCAGGGGACGTCTGCGGGGTGCTGGTTCAGTATCCGGGGACCGAGGGTGAGATTTTGGACTATGGGGAGTTCATTAAGAATGCTCATGTCAATGGGGTTAAGGTTGTCATGGCCTCTGATTTACTGGCTTTGACACTGTTGAAGCCACCGGGCGAGTTGGGTGCAGATATTGCGATTGGCTCGGCTCAAAGATTTGGTGTACCCATGGGTTATGGAGGGCCACATGCTGCTTTCTTGGCTACTTCCCAAGAGTATAAGAGGATGATGCCCGGAAGAATCATTGGGGTTAGTGTTGATTCTTCAGGAAAGCCTGCTCTTCGTATGGCTATGCAGACGAGGGAGCAGCATATTCGTCGTGACAAGGCTACGAGCAACATTTGCACCGCTCAG GCGTTACTTGCAAACATGGCCGCCATGTACGCTGTTTATCATGGACCAGAAGGCCTTAAAACTATATCCCAAAGGGTCCACGGACTGGCTGCAACCTTTGCTGCTGGATTGAAAAAGCTTGGGACTGTAGAAGTCCAGAGCCTTCCCTTCTTTGATACCGTGAAGGTCAAATCAGCAGACTCAAAGGCCATTGCTGATGTGGCTTACAAGAGCGAAATAAACTTACGTATTGCGGACAAGAATACT ATCACCGTTTCATTTGACGAAACAACCACCTTAGAAGACGTGGACAAGCTGTTTAAAGTATTTGCCGGTGGTAATCCT GTAACGTTTACTGCTGAGTCTCTTGCATCGGAGGTTCAAAATCTAATTCCTTCAGGGCTAGCGAGGGGGAGCCCATACCTCACTCACTCTATATTCAACTC GTACCATACAGAGCATGAGCTTCTAAGGTACCTTCATAGGCTTCAGTCAAAGGATCTATCGTTGTGCCACAGCATGATTCCATTGGGGTCTTGTACAATGAAGCTGAATGCAACGACAGAGATGATGCCGGTGACATGGCCTGCATTTGCAGACCTTCATCCTTTTGCCCCAATCGAGCAATCCAAGGGATACCAA GAAATGTTCAAAAATTTGGGTGAAATGCTGTGCACAATTACTGGGTTTGATTCCTTCTCTCTGCAACCCAATGCCGGTGCTGCAGGAGAGTATGCGGGACTTATGGTTATCCGGGCATATCACATG TCTAGAGGAGACCACCACCGAAACGTGTGTATCATCCCAGTGTCGGCACATGGAACAAACCCTGCAAGTGCTGCCATGTGTGGGATGAAAATCGTTGCAGTTGGAACTGATGCAAAGGGAAATATTAACATCGAAGAGCTACAGAAAGCTGCAGAAGCAAATAAAGAAAACTTAGCTGCTCTTATG GTAACGTATCCTTCAACTCATGGAGTTTATGAGGAAGGCATCGATGAAATATGCAAAATAATTCACGACAATGGTGGACAGGTTTACATGGATGGAGCTAACATGAACGCTCAG GTTGGTTTGACAAGCCCCGGATTTATCGGTGCCGATGTTTGCCATCTCAATCTCCATAAAACATTCTGTATTCCCCATGGTGGAGGTGGACCTGGTATGGGGCCAATTGGGGTGAAGCAGCACCTAGCACCATTTCTACCATCACATCCCGTG ATACCCACAGGAGGTATACCAGCACCGCCTCAATCTCAGCCCCTTGGTACTATTTCTGCCGCACCTTGGGGCTCTGCTCTCATTTTACCCATATCATACACTTATATTTCCATGATGGGATCAAAGGGGTTAACTGATGCATCTAAGATAGCTATCTTGAATGCAAACTACATGGCAAAACGGTTGGAG AATCATTACCCCATTCTTTTCCGAGGCGTCAATGGGACAGTTGCCCACGAGTTCATTGTAGATTTGAGAGGATTTAAG AATACTGCTGGAATTGAGCCAGAAGACGTTGCAAAACGTCTAATTGACTATGGATTTCATGGACCGACAATGTCATGGCCAGTTCCTGGTACACTCATGATTGAACCTACAGAAAGTGAGAGCAAG GCAGAGCTTGATAGGTTCTGTGATGCTCTTATCTCTATCAGAGAAGAAATTTCACTGATTGAGAAAGGAAAAGCTGACATCCACAACAATGTTCTCAAG GGGGCTCCTCATCCACCATCATTGCTCATGGCCGATACCTGGACTAAACCATATTCACGTGAATACGCAGCTTACCCTGCTGCATGGCTCAAAACTGCCAAGTTTTGGCCAACTACAG GACGTGTGGACAATGTTTACGGTGATCGCAACCTTATCTGCACTCTCCTTCCAGTATCACAGATGGCTGAAGAAGCGGCTGCAGCCACTGCATGA
- the LOC142545153 gene encoding uncharacterized protein LOC142545153, producing MADKPSRALLLYGDGLAGWIGPDHTHLHSFASRACCGFLALPQAPPSGNEETRIIREFLELLDANEAFDNEDADVLSQEKCEFLTIRERFMGMKAAMITDNLSLKTIGDKLGLTVFQWNELCKDCHSQAGIPDLASAILGLLGFEEGKTLNTSQFDLVFAHIGANKKILDLKEIELVNNLAGEVMTIAESGIDIKSHLHMSIIMSYGSILGDGPLNFPLPYADPTINRELSSFVPRQSFMVKGGKPRQNFRHHSPMLLAQFQNAVTRKDMVEMFSFRDFEASGGNLVIPADRLLHEVAFKLWKSPKYGA from the exons ATGGCAGACAAGCCAAGCAGAGCGTTGTTATTGTACGGAGACGGATTAGCTGGATGGATCGGCCCCGATCACACTCACCTCCATTCCTTCGCTTCTCGGGCATGCTGTGGCTTCTTAGCCCTCCCCCAGGCCCCTCCTTCAG GAAATGAGGAAACGAGAATAATTAGGGAGTTTTTGGAGTTGCTAGATGCAAATGAAGCATTTGACAATGAG GATGCAGACGTGTTATCTCAAGAAAAGTGTGAATTTCTGACCATAAGAGAGAG GTTCATGGGAATGAAGGCTGCTATGATCACTGACAATTTGAGTTTGAAAACTATTGGAGACAAACTTGGCTTAACTGTGTTCCAGTGGAATGAACTATGCAAAGACTGTCATTCCCAGGCCGGGATACCAGATTTAGCCTCGGCAATACTGGGATTGCTTGGATTCGAAGAAGGGAAGACATTAAATACCAGCCAGTTTGATCTAGTTTTTGCGCATATTGGTGCAAACAAAAAGATTCTCGATTTAAAAGAGATTGAACTTGTAAACAATTTGGCTGGTGAAGTAATGACTATTGCAGAATCTGGAATCGATATAAAGTCTCATTTGCACATGTCTATTATAATGAGCTATGGATCTATCCTTGGGGATGGCCCTTTAAATTTTCCCTTACCTTATGCTGATCCCACAATAAACAGAGAACTTTCATCGTTCGTCCCTCGCCAAAGTTTCATGGTGAAAGGAGGAAAGCCAAGGCAAAATTTTAG GCACCACTCCCCTATGCTGCTTGCTCAGTTTCAGAATGCCGTGACTCGCAAGGATATGGTGGAGATGTTTTCTTTTAGAGATTTTGAAGCG AGTGGTGGAAACCTCGTTATACCTGCTGATAGATTGTTACATGAAGTAGCTTTCAAACTTTGGAAGTCGCCAAAGTACGGAGCATAA